In a single window of the Rhodamnia argentea isolate NSW1041297 chromosome 2, ASM2092103v1, whole genome shotgun sequence genome:
- the LOC115751470 gene encoding uncharacterized protein At4g37920 isoform X2, whose amino-acid sequence MLANHVRCQNFFLAAMTDDTTVVPERSTAHDMPESECSHDNPPATDGNEKDKSSDLSLDEDKMVRVCDKLIEVFLVDKPTPTDWRRLLAFSKEWSHIRPHFFRHCQERADNEDNPGMKHKLLRLGRKLKEVDEDVQRHNELLELIKSAPSEINEVVARRRKDFTKEFFVHVHTVAESYYDNPSEQNAVAKLGNMCLAAVQAYDTATESIEALNTAELKFQDIINSPSIDAACRKIDNLAAKNELDSALVLMITKAWSAAKESNMMKDEVKDILYHLYMTARGNLQRLMPKEIRILKYLLTIEDPEEKVSALKDAFTPGEELEGNDVDCLYTTPEKLHTWIRTVIDAYRFSREGTLIKEARELMNPKIIEKLEELKKLVEVQYM is encoded by the exons ATGCTAGCCAATCACGTCAGATGCCAGAACTTCTTCCTTGCTGCTATGACTGATGATACAACTGTTGTACCGGAAAGATCAACAGCGCATGATATGCCTGAATCTGAATGTAGTCACGATAACCCCCCAGCTACTGatggaaatgaaaaagataaaagtagtGATCTGAGCCTGGATGAGGATAAAATGGTTCGCGTATGTGACAAGCTGATAGAGGTTTTCTTAGTTGATAAGCCCACTCCTACTGACTGGAGAAGATTATTAGCTTTTAGCAAGGAATGGAGCCATATCCGTCCTCATTTCTTCAGGCATTGTCAAGAGCGAGCTGATAACGAAGACAACCCGGGCATGAAACACAAGCTGCTTCGGCTTGGTCGGAAGCTCAAAGAG GTAGATGAAGATGTGCAAAGGCACAACGAGCttcttgaattgataaaaagtgCTCCATCAGAGATAAATGAGGTAGTTGCAAGACGCCGGAAAGATTTTACTAAAGAATTTTTCGTACATGTTCACACTGTAGCTGAATCCTACTATGACAACCCATCTGAGCAAAATG CTGTTGCGAAGCTTGGGAACATGTGTTTGGCTGCGGTACAAGCTTATGATACTGCAACTGAAAGCATTGAAGCATTGAATACGGCAGAGTTGAAGTTTCAAGATATTATCAACTCTCCCTCGATAGATGCTGCTTGTAGAAAAATAGACAATCTAGCAGCCAAAAATGAACTTGATTCGGCATTGGTGTTGATGATTACAAAAGCATGGTCAGCAGCCAAGGAATCAAACATGATGAAAGATGAG GTCAAGGATATACTGTATCATTTGTATATGACTGCAAGAGGCAACCTTCAAAGACTGATGCCAAAAGAGATAAGGATACTGAAATATCTCCTTACCATTGAGGATCCTGAGGAGAAAGTTTCTGCCTTGAAAGATGCATTTACACCGGGAGAAGAACTTGAAGGGAATGATGTAGACTGCCTCTACAC GACTCCAGAGAAGCTTCACACATGGATAAGGACGGTGATAGACGCATACCGTTTCAGTCGGGAAGGTACTCTTATAAAGGAAGCTAGGGAgttgatgaacccaaaaatcatTGAGAAGTTAGAGGAACTGAAGAAGCTAGTCGAAGTCCAGTACATGTGA
- the LOC115751470 gene encoding uncharacterized protein At4g37920 isoform X1 produces MAASISVSSYGNYALFLPLPHLSASVPSKAMDSGSLRTFRGSSTLGGECARAGFSSPKLRPIRASKSRQRVGFSLASSRDAPKSFFSGSQMLANHVRCQNFFLAAMTDDTTVVPERSTAHDMPESECSHDNPPATDGNEKDKSSDLSLDEDKMVRVCDKLIEVFLVDKPTPTDWRRLLAFSKEWSHIRPHFFRHCQERADNEDNPGMKHKLLRLGRKLKEVDEDVQRHNELLELIKSAPSEINEVVARRRKDFTKEFFVHVHTVAESYYDNPSEQNAVAKLGNMCLAAVQAYDTATESIEALNTAELKFQDIINSPSIDAACRKIDNLAAKNELDSALVLMITKAWSAAKESNMMKDEVKDILYHLYMTARGNLQRLMPKEIRILKYLLTIEDPEEKVSALKDAFTPGEELEGNDVDCLYTTPEKLHTWIRTVIDAYRFSREGTLIKEARELMNPKIIEKLEELKKLVEVQYM; encoded by the exons ATGGCGGCTTCCATCTCCGTCTCCAGCTACGGCAACTACgctctcttccttcctcttcctcaccTCTCTGCTTCGGTACCCTCCAAAGCTATGGATTCCGGCTCCCTCCGCACGTTCCGAGGCAGTTCAACCCTCGGCGGAGAGTGCGCGCGCGCGGGCTTTTCGTCTCCCAAGTTGCGCCCAATTCGAGCGAGCAAGAGCAGGCAGCGTGTCGGGTTTTCTCTCGCTTCTTCCCGCGACGCCCCGAAATCGTTC ttCTCAGGAAGCCAAATGCTAGCCAATCACGTCAGATGCCAGAACTTCTTCCTTGCTGCTATGACTGATGATACAACTGTTGTACCGGAAAGATCAACAGCGCATGATATGCCTGAATCTGAATGTAGTCACGATAACCCCCCAGCTACTGatggaaatgaaaaagataaaagtagtGATCTGAGCCTGGATGAGGATAAAATGGTTCGCGTATGTGACAAGCTGATAGAGGTTTTCTTAGTTGATAAGCCCACTCCTACTGACTGGAGAAGATTATTAGCTTTTAGCAAGGAATGGAGCCATATCCGTCCTCATTTCTTCAGGCATTGTCAAGAGCGAGCTGATAACGAAGACAACCCGGGCATGAAACACAAGCTGCTTCGGCTTGGTCGGAAGCTCAAAGAG GTAGATGAAGATGTGCAAAGGCACAACGAGCttcttgaattgataaaaagtgCTCCATCAGAGATAAATGAGGTAGTTGCAAGACGCCGGAAAGATTTTACTAAAGAATTTTTCGTACATGTTCACACTGTAGCTGAATCCTACTATGACAACCCATCTGAGCAAAATG CTGTTGCGAAGCTTGGGAACATGTGTTTGGCTGCGGTACAAGCTTATGATACTGCAACTGAAAGCATTGAAGCATTGAATACGGCAGAGTTGAAGTTTCAAGATATTATCAACTCTCCCTCGATAGATGCTGCTTGTAGAAAAATAGACAATCTAGCAGCCAAAAATGAACTTGATTCGGCATTGGTGTTGATGATTACAAAAGCATGGTCAGCAGCCAAGGAATCAAACATGATGAAAGATGAG GTCAAGGATATACTGTATCATTTGTATATGACTGCAAGAGGCAACCTTCAAAGACTGATGCCAAAAGAGATAAGGATACTGAAATATCTCCTTACCATTGAGGATCCTGAGGAGAAAGTTTCTGCCTTGAAAGATGCATTTACACCGGGAGAAGAACTTGAAGGGAATGATGTAGACTGCCTCTACAC GACTCCAGAGAAGCTTCACACATGGATAAGGACGGTGATAGACGCATACCGTTTCAGTCGGGAAGGTACTCTTATAAAGGAAGCTAGGGAgttgatgaacccaaaaatcatTGAGAAGTTAGAGGAACTGAAGAAGCTAGTCGAAGTCCAGTACATGTGA
- the LOC115751450 gene encoding auxin response factor 17: MSSSSSSSSAATGAPARELRSVDPSIWRACAGACVQIPSVHSRVYYFPQGHLEHSPAQSPPILSPLAISRTFVPCLVGAVHYFADPLTDEVTAKFLLRPVVNPSAPLQPENLASAGNEPEEKIVSFAKTLTPSDANNGGGFSVPRFCADTIFPPLNFNVDPPVQQLSVRDVHGCVWNFRHIYRGTPRRHLLTTGWSKFVNNKKLVAGDSVVFMKNSKGEMFVGIRRAVRNTGVECARWREQIGGGRLKVEEESAPRDGFSRNGRGRVSMEVVVNAVETAARGLPFEVVYYPRTECSDFVVKAERVEEALKSLWTAGMRIKMAVEAEDCSRMTWHHGVVSSVGVNENGLWRGSPWRMLQVTWDEPEAMQDKRSVSPWQVESIGPGSPLDSVYPPVKKLRVPLRSALGTEGETSHFFDMAGFTNSMVPYSSPFFNYNTPIGIQGARQDASRAFSLVNYVDENAPMYTCNIFGDNMVPKPKAICTDLNIGSSASETLSTDSPSSGHSFGLEISGNQLCNTSKIGGVSSIQLFGKTIHAKNPADSNLNSVVSPPDDGSKRPGEAGYVSIPPDLSLTCLKAR; the protein is encoded by the exons atgtcttcttcctcttcgtcgtCTTCTGCTGCCACTGGTGCTCCCGCGCGAGAGCTCCGCTCGGTGGACCCTAGCATCTGGCGCGCGTGCGCCGGCGCGTGCGTCCAGATCCCCTCCGTCCACTCTAGGGTTTACTACTTCCCCCAGGGCCACCTCGAGCATTCGCCGGCCCAATCCCCGCCTATCCTCTCCCCTCtcgccatctcgaggaccttcGTGCCGTGCCTCGTTGGGGCGGTCCACTACTTCGCCGACCCTCTCACCGATGAAGTCACCGCCAAGTTCCTCCTCCGGCCTGTGGTGAACCCTAGCGCTCCTCTGCAGCCGGAGAACCTGGCTTCTGCTGGCAATGAGCCGGAGGAGAAGATTGTGTCCTTCGCCAAGACGCTGACGCCGTCGGATGCGAACAACGGGGGAGGCTTTTCGGTCCCCAGGTTCTGTGCGGATACGATATTTCCTCCGTTGAATTTCAACGTGGATCCCCCGGTGCAGCAGCTATCGGTGAGGGACGTCCACGGCTGCGTGTGGAACTTCCGGCACATCTACAGGGGCACACCGCGGCGGCATTTGCTGACCACCGGGTGGAGCAAGTTCGTCAACAATAAGAAACTCGTGGCCGGCGATTCGGTGGTGTTCATGAAGAACTCGAAGGGAGAAATGTTCGTTGGGATACGGAGGGCGGTGAGGAACACCGGCGTGGAATGCGCCAGGTGGAGGGAGCAGATTGGTGGTGGAAGGCTGAAGGTAGAGGAAGAGAGTGCTCCGAGAGATGGATTCTCAAGGAATGGCCGAGGGAGGGTGTcgatggaggtggtggtgaaTGCAGTTGAGACGGCGGCTCGGGGACTGCCATTTGAGGTGGTTTATTATCCGAGGACAGAGTGCTCGGACTTTGTTGTGAAGGCAGAGAGGGTGGAGGAGGCGCTGAAGTCACTTTGGACGGCTGGGATGAGAATTAAGATGGCAGTAGAGGCCGAGGACTGCTCTAGGATGACGTGGCACCACGGGGTGGTTTCCTCCGTCGGTGTTAATGAGAATGGGCTGTGGCGGGGTTCGCCATGGCGAATGCTTCAG GTTACATGGGATGAACCTGAAGCTATGCAGGACAAGAGGTCTGTGAGCCCTTGGCAGGTCGAATCCATTGGACCTGGATCGCCCCTTGATTCTGTGTATCCTCCAGTTAAGAAATTGAGAGTTCCTCTCAGATCTGCTTTGGGAACTGAAGGAGAAACCAGTCACTTTTTCGATATGGCTGGATTTACTAATTCTATGGTGCCCTACAGTTCACCATTTTTCAACTATAACACTCCCATTGGCATACAGGGAGCCAGGCAAGATGCGTCTAGAGCATTTAGTTTAGTGAACTACGTGGATGAAAATGCCCCTATGTACACCTGTAATATCTTTGGCGACAATATGGTGCCAAAGCCAAAAGCTATCTGCACTGATCTCAATATTGGTAGTTCAGCCTCTGAAACCTTATCAACTGATAGCCCGAGTAGTGGGCATTCCTTTGGCCTAGAAATTTCTGGAAATCAACTCTGCAATACTTCAAAGATTGGCGGTGTTTCTTCAATCCAGCTATTTGGTAAGACTATTCATGCAAAGAATCCTGCCGATAGCAATTTAAACAGTGTTGTTAGCCCACCGGATGATGGCTCCAAAAGGCCTGGTGAAGCTGGATATGTGAGCATACCACCGGATCTTTCTTTGACCTGCCTGAAGGCACGGTGA
- the LOC115751451 gene encoding histone acetyltransferase of the MYST family 1-like — MGSIDPPRAEQNGTASAVVADPDQKPAAGGAMPPPAAVKHSNGTAAEPDAPTKRRRMSVLPLEVGTRVMCRWRDGKYHPVKVIERRKLNPGDPNDYEYYVHYTEFNRRLDEWVKLEQLDLDSVETVVDEKVEDKVTGLKMTRHQKRKIDETHVEGHEELDAASLREHEEFTKVKNIATIELGRYEIETWYFSPFPPEYNDCSKLYFCEFCLNFMKRKEQLQRHMKKCDLKHPPGDEIYRSGTLSMFEVDGKKNKVYGQNLCYLAKLFLDHKTLYYDVDLFLFYVLCECDDRGCHMVGYFSKEKHSEESYNLACILTLPPYQRKGYGKFLIAFSYELSKKEGKVGTPERPLSDLGLLSYKGYWTRVLLDILKKHKGNISIKELSDMTAIKADDILNTLQSLDLIQYRKGQHVICADPKVLDRHLKAAGRGGLEVDVSKLIWTPYREQG; from the exons ATGGGTTCGATTGACCCGCCAAGAGCCGAACAGAACGGCACTGCGTCCGCCGTCGTCGCCGACCCCGACCAGAAGCCCGCCGCAGGAGGCGCCATGCCACCGCCGGCGGCGGTTAAACACTCCAATGGAACCGCGGCGGAGCCCGACGCCCcgacgaagaggaggaggatgagcgTGCTTCCTCTCGAGGTGGGCACGCGCGTGATGTGTCGTTGGCGAGACGGGAAGTATCACCCCGTGAAGGTCATCGAGCGACGGAAGTTGAATCCCGGAGATCCTAACGACTACGAGTACTATGTTCATTACACCGAAT TCAACAGGAGGCTCGATGAATGGGTGAAACTTGAACAGCTTGATCTTGATTCTGTAGAGACTGTTGTAGATGAGAAAGTGGAGGACAAG GTGACGGGATTAAAAATGACACGTCACCAAAAGCGGAAGATTGATGAGACGCATGTAGAG GGGCATGAGGAGCTTGATGCTGCCAGTTTGCGTGAACATGAAGAATTCACCAAAGTGAAGAATATCGCAACCATTGAGCTTGGAAGATACGAGATCGAGACATGGTACTTCTCTCCATTTCCACCAGAATACAATGATTGTTCGAAGCTCTACTTTTGTGAGTTTTGCCTCAATTTCATGAAGCGCAAGGAACAGCTTCAAAGGCACATG AAGAAGTGTGATCTAAAACATCCTCCTGGAGATGAGATATACAGGAGCGGTACATTATCGATGTTTGAG GTTGATGGCAAGAAGAATAAGGTTTACGGGCAGAATCTTTGCTATTTGGCAAAGCTCTTTCTAGATCACAAGACTCTCTATTATGATGTggatctttttctattttatgtcTTGTGTGAATGTGATGATCGAGGTTGCCACATGGTTGGATATTTCTCCAAG GAGAAGCATTCTGAGGAATCCTACAATTTGGCATGCATCCTCACACTCCCACCATATCAGAGGAAAGGCTATGGAAAGTTCTTAATAGCTTTTT CATATGAACTTTCCAAAAAAGAAGGTAAAGTCGGCACGCCAGAGAGGCCTCTCTCTGATCTTGGGCTGTTGAGCTACAAAGGATACTGGACAAGGGTTCTCTTGGACATTTTAAAAAAGCATAAAGGAAATATTTCTATCAAG GAGCTCAGTGACATGACGGCGATAAAGGCTGATGATATTTTGAACACCCTTCAGAGCTTAGACTTAATTCAGTATAGAAAAGGGCAGCACGTCATATGTGCCGACCCGAAAGTCTTGGATCGTCATCTGAAAGCTGCTGGACGAGGTGGCCTTGAGGTTGATGTCAGCAAACTGATCTGGACTCCATACAGAGAACAAGGTTGA